In the Arachis ipaensis cultivar K30076 chromosome B10, Araip1.1, whole genome shotgun sequence genome, one interval contains:
- the LOC110268335 gene encoding protein MAIN-LIKE 1-like, translating into MSGGGVNVEENLNRLDEHHIAAHLFHKPTRVLTPHGTLVDVFMLEPRDPTMEIRRERLDPYLRRTGFYHASLIKHFEYDNPLIIAFVEWWRLETHTFHLPWGECTITLEDVAMQLGLPIDGQPVSGTLRSWSKFHQRDIWEWCHELLGEVPPGHVGTTKYNIKLKWLRTRLQQMPLELDDNGRMQYARCYILYLLGGVLLPDKANNTVHVRYLPLLADFDAIGTYSWGSAVLCWLYRSMCLATEYSVEGMAGCHTLLMSWIYYRLPFWAPNVTTPFSFPLATRWAGKKGQNDYAE; encoded by the exons atGAGTGGGGGTGGGGTGAATGTGGAGGAAAACTTGAACCGGCTGGACGAACATCATATAGCGGCACACTTATTTCATAAG CCCACACGTGTTCTTACTCCTCATGGCACGCTCGTAGATGTATTCATGTTAGAGCCTAGGGATCCAACGATGGAAATTAGGCGGGAGAGGCTCGACCCTTATTTGAGACGTACCGGATTTTATCATGCCTCTTTGATCAAGCATTTCGAGTACGACAATCCACTTATCATTGCCTTTGTGGAATGGTGGCGTCTTGAGACGCACACATTTCATCTCCCTTGGGGTGAGTGTACTATAACTCTGGAGGATGTAGCCATGCAGCTAGGGCTACCTATAGACGGACAGCCTGTTAGCGGTACGTTGAGGTCATGGAGTAAGTTTCATCAGAGAGATATTTGGGAATGGTGTCATGAACTTCTAGGTGAGGTTCCCCCCGGCCACGTAGGGACAACGAAGTACAACATCAAGTTGAAGTGGCTGAGAACTCGTCTTCAGCAGATGCCGCTTGAGTTAGATGATAATGGTCGCATGCAGTATGCACGGTGTTACATACTTTACTTGTTGGGAGGCGTGCTTCTCCCGGACAAGGCCAACAACACAGTCCATGTACGATATCTGCCATTATTGGCTGACTTTGATGCCATTGGTACCTACAGTTGGGGTAGTGCCGTCCTCTGTTGGTTATATCGTTCTATGTGCCTAGCAACAGAATACAGTGTTGAGGGTATGGCCGGGTGTCATACGTTGCTCATGTCGTGGATTTACTACAGATTACCGTTCTGGGCCCCGAATGTTACAACACCCTTTAGTTTTCCTTTGGCCACGAG GTGGGCAGGGAAAAAAGGACAGAATGACTATGCTGAGTAA